A DNA window from Brassica napus cultivar Da-Ae chromosome C1, Da-Ae, whole genome shotgun sequence contains the following coding sequences:
- the LOC106436923 gene encoding probable F-box protein At5g47300 — protein sequence MMTMLPDNLVEEILSRVPATCLKRLRSTCKLWNGIFNDRRFAKNHFDKAPKQYMVLKLTEEYRLCSFRGELGLIDPVCSAQFRISHVFHCDGLLLCTSEFYNRIVVWNPCTGQTKWITDPSDRVMFWVTFTLGRCYQENNYSYKLLRHVPCYEKLIFEICEINSDSCWRIPHDVTPDCLLQFAYYSVYLKGKTYWCASDSKEFDACMHLLSFDYTTERFGRLCLPGPYCRLHTVSLSVVREEKLSVLLRPHDRLGNEIEIWISSPIDDPKAVSWSKIFALDDPRLGYCTRTSFLVDDEKKIATCRERWIRSRDNAKAKPYYVLQYIVGEDNEVTLLDFGASSHLHLHSQLLFNYVPSLVHIQ from the coding sequence aTGATGACGATGTTGCCAGATAATTTAGTAGAGGAGATACTAAGTCGTGTTCCGGCCACATGTCTGAAACGTTTACGATCAACATGCAAACTATGGAACGGTATATTCAACGATAGGAGATTCGCAAAAAATCACTTTGATAAAGCCCCAAAGCAATATATGGTTCTCAAGCTAACGGAGGAATATAGGCTTTGCTCATTCCGTGGTGAGCTTGGACTAATAGATCCGGTTTGTTCAGCTCAATTCAGGATATCTCATGTCTTTCACTGCGATGGCTTGTTGTTATGCACCAGCGAATTCTACAATAGAATCGTGGTTTGGAACCCGTGTACTGGTCAAACCAAGTGGATCACCGATCCCAGCGATCGTGTCATGTTTTGGGTAACTTTTACTCTTGGAAGGTGCTaccaagaaaataattatagcTATAAATTATTGAGACACGTGCCTTGTTACGAGAAGCTAATATTTGAAATCTGTGAGATCAACTCCGATTCATGCTGGAGGATTCCTCATGATGTCACTCCAGACTGCTTATTACAGTTTGCTTATTACAGCGTGTATTTGAAAGGAAAGACCTACTGGTGTGCTTCGGATTCAAAAGAGTTTGATGCGTGCATGCATTTACTGAGCTTTGATTATACAACAGAGAGATTTGGACGTCTGTGCCTTCCTGGCCCGTATTGTAGACTCCATACTGTGTCTCTATCGGTTGTTAGAGAAGAGAAGCTTTCAGTGTTATTACGACCCCATGATAGACTTGGAAACGAGATAGAGATATGGATAAGCAGTCCTATTGATGATCCCAAAGCTGTGTCGTGGAGCAAGATCTTCGCTTTGGATGATCCTCGTCTTGGCTATTGCACCCGGACAAGTTTCTTGGTGGATGATGAGAAGAAAATCGCTACATGTCGTGAAAGGTGGATACGTAGCCGTGACAATGCCAAGGCCAAGCCCTACTACGTCTTGCAATACATTGTTGGGGAGGATAATGAAGTCACGCTACTGGATTTTGGAGCATCTTCTCATTTGCATTTACATTCGCAACTTTTGTTTAATTATGTACCAAGTCTGGTTCATATCCAGTGA